The Cervus canadensis isolate Bull #8, Minnesota chromosome 24, ASM1932006v1, whole genome shotgun sequence nucleotide sequence GCAAATGTAGGAGAAGCGGAGAGCAAGGACTGGGCCCTGGGGTCGTGGATCTGAGCCCTGCATAGGAAGAGGGGTCAGCAGGATTAGGGTTATGCTGAGAGCGTGACAGAAACGAAAGCTCTGGCCTCTGTCAAAGTGCTTTTGCTGACAGCCACGCTGCAGCCCAGAAGCTCTGCCCCTCAGCCCAGCCTCCGAGCCACCTGGGGCCTGCCTCTGCCCCCTTAGTGCCCCTCCCAGCTCCAAGCCCAGTGACAGAGCATGGGAAACACCCGGCCCAGTGCCTGACCAGGCTGTCAAGAGTCAGTTCCAGAAAAAAGCCTAGCACCCCTTCCAGAAGCCCTGCTCCCACAGCTCACCTCGGGCACCTGCTCACTCTGGGTCTGGGTCTCTGCCTCTATCTCAGCTGCCTCCAGACTCTGAAGCTCAAGCCGTTGCAGGGTTCGAGCCGCTTGGAGCTCCACCTCAAATAGGTGGCCCGTAGTGACCCAGAGAAAGCACTCGCTGCCCCGCACGCCCTCGGGCCCCTCCAGGGGACACACCAACATGGGCCGGCAGAGCTCCACTAAGGAGAGACGGAGAGGGGGACGCCGTGAGGAGGAAGAGGTGGCCAAGACTCGGCCCCCACTGTGGGGCGGCCGTCCACCCCCGTACGTGGGCTCTCCTAACCCCCGGACACATGACCACCACCTGGTTCTGGCCTCCCTCGCGGCCACTGAGCGCTCACCCTCCACTTCGCTttgctcctctcctccctcctcttctccctgctcctccagctcctcttcctcctgaggCTCCAGCTCTGGCCGGacctcctctgccacctcctgcgGAGACTCCTCAGGCGGTGGAGGGCTGGGCACAGGCCCTGGGCTCAGGGCGTCCGGGGACACCGTGCTGGGGGCAGAGGCCTCCAGGTGATTCCGATACTGCAGCCAGTCACAGCCAAACCGCTCCCGAAAGCTGCTCATGAGTTCCAGCTCCCGATGCTGCTGCACAAACCACCCTGGGCAGGCGGGGGAGCGCGCGGATTAGCAAGCCCAGCCCCACCACGACCCCCAAGCCGCCCCATCTTCTGGGCGTGCCCCTCAGGGTGAGGTAAAAAAAGGGGGTGTGACAGCAGGGGATGGCCAGTTCAGAGGGAAGCCGAAGTCTGCCCCTTCGGCAGCAGGTCCTGAATGAGTTCTATATGACACTGGGGTCACAGGCAACTCAGAAACACAAAGCGCCTGACACTTAGGGAGATTGGAGAGACAGGGCAGCGCGTTTAAGGTCCGGAGACGTCCTCTGGTTTAACCCAGCTTTTCCCAAACTGATGGGGCCTCGGAACCCTCTCATTATCCAACCCGCTGACACCCAACAAAGATAACATTCCCTGAAAAACCCTTTGGAAAGTGCTGCCCAGGAGCAGTCTCTTCTCCGTCCCTCAGactgaaacaggaaggaagacGAGGTCCCCGCAATGCTCCACTCCACCAAAAAGAGAAGTCCTCCCAACTACAAGACTGGAGCGCATGGGACTGGGGCcgggggcctgggggtgggccGACTCACCAGCCGGGGAGGGGTCCAGCGTCCGGGGCTCCGGGTCTGTGTCACTGGGTTCCGAGATACTCGCCCGCCTCACGCGGACTCGGCTCTGAGGTTGGGAGAGGGAACCCACGTTCTATGAAAGCCAAtggcctcccaccccacccacccggAACACCCACCCGCAGGCAAGGACATGCCCTGACCACTCCCAGGACACCCGCAGCCCAGAGCCCCCGTAAACGCACCCAGGCCCAGGCACGAGGCAGCCTAGGACCCCACTTACCTTCACCTTGCGGAGCGGGGGCTGGGCAACAACGCCCCCTGACGAGGGGCTGTCACTCAAGTCAGGGCCACCGGAAGTTTCGATCATACTCCCCACTGGCCAGGGCGGAGGTGGTGCCGTGGTGCTGAGCCCCGAGGACGTGGAGGTCTGGCGTGTGACGACAGGTAGGAGACAGAGGTTGGAGCCAGGGTGCACCCCTCTTCTGCTCATGCTCCCGAGAGGCGGGGCCTACTTTCCAGCCGACCGGACAGATCCTTCCCCAACTCCCCTCAGTTTCCCTCGGTTAGTGCCCTTCCTTCACCTCCTCCCAAATCGATCCTGCCCCGTCACTCCCACCACACGAACCTGTAAATCAGTCAGTGACAAGGCCTTTCCGTCAAGAAGGAACTGAGCAAAGATAAAAGGGGAGGGCGGTGTCAGTGGGGAGCACACACTCTGGGGAGCCCCTAGCCAGGGTTGGGAGCCCTCCTAGTCCTGTAAGGACCAGCAGGTTCGGTGAGGGGGAAAGGCATAATAAGCCAGCAGCCTGAGGCCTCAGCCCCTCACCAAGGGATGTGGGGAAAGGCAAGAGCGTGCAGGGGTGAGGGAGGCCTAGCAGGAAAGGGAATGCGGAGCAGACACGGGCAGACACTCACCCCAGCAGCAGCATCCCGGGCGCGGGGCGACAGGTACCGGGCGGTGGCCACGCGATGTTCAGGGTGGAACCACAACGGGTTCCCCTCCAAGCAGAGCTGGgcacagaggaggagactgaggtggGCCTTGGGCCTCCTTCTATGAGGAAGGGGGCTGACCAACTCAgcatggggggaggtggggggagggcacGAAGCCAGCTCCCCGGGCCTCACCTTGCGGAGCTCCGTCAGCAGCCACAGTGGCGCCAGCTCCCTGTGTCTCTCCAGCAGGTTGTAGGCCACATCCAGGTGCCGCAGGTTCCGCAGCTGTTCCAGGCCTGGGGCAGAGATGAGAGGGGAGGTGTGAGCAAGGCTGTGGGTGAGCAAGGGTggaggggtgtggggtggggcagAGTGGAGTGGAGGGGGCGTGCTGGGGGAAGGCATGGCAGAAAGGCCAGCCTGGGCACCCCATACCTGGCTGAAGGCCGCAGGAGGCTTTGGTAGGCCATGGATCCCAGGCCACCCTGAGTCTCATACCGCCCCCATTCCCTTCCATGCTggaccaccacccccaccagcaCCCCCAGCACACTCCCCCACTCACCATGCAGGCTCTGGAGCTCATTGCCCCGCAGAATCAGGGTTCCCAGAGCAGCCCCTGAGGGTCCCATTTTCGGCACCAAACGCAGGTGGTTGTAAGAGATGTCCAGGTGACAGAGCTCAGACAAATCCTGGGAGGGGATGGAGGGGACGGTGACACAGAGTCTCTCCTTGGCCACActctagccaggctcctctgaacccGCTTCTTGACTAGGCCTCGAACTTGGCCTACAAAGACTACAGACTCTCAGCACAAATGATTTCACCTGCCCCTCTATCAACCCCCACGTTAAGACGAACAAATCTACCAGTTTCTAACAGCTCCGGAATGACCACCCCAGTCTCCTGACGTCACTTCCCAGGAAAACTGAAGGTGCCAGAAGGACTGAGTTTGCTCCAGACAACACCTGAAAGATAGGGCCCAGCTCTCTGACTCCGTGGGACTTTGACAAGTGCCGGTTAGCAAACTAGACAGGTTCACATGGACCAACGCCCCTTCCTGTTTTTCTTACACGTCCACGTTCCCAACTTCAGAGGAACCCGACTAGGGTTTGGTCAAAGAGAGAATCTGCCCAAGCCCCCACCGTCCCACTTCCCACTGCCTCATGCTCCCTTGAAAATGCTCACCTCTGCACAAATCAAACTGGAGTTCAGTTCACACCAAAAAGCTTATTACTGATTAAAACAGTTTTACTACTAATTAAATATCACCCAtcttttttgccatttttttgtttgtttgtttgttttcttttctttttttttttttttttttgttttctgccattttaACCAGAATCCAGCTTTATCTCTGACAGGGAGACATGGGAGACGGGTTCAAGTTCACCATGAAAGCTACCCTTTACTGAGCTAGACCTTCAGCTAAGTATCATCAGATCCTCTTCACAATCATTTTCATACTATAAAAGTAGGTACTCGTATGATGTatactttacagatgaaaaaattgagAAGTTAACTAATCTGTCCCACGGAGATTAGGAGTTGAGGTTAGAACATTGGTTTGTCTTATGCCAGAGTCTGTGCCTCCAAAGAGTACTGCCTCCCAAGATGCGACTCCATGAGGAGTAGGGGTGGGGAAGCAGGGGGGTGGCAGATGAGAGGCAAGAGCAAGGTGGGAGCAAAAAGAGTCTACAAGAGAAGGTCTGAGCTGCACAAGTGGAGGCCCAGGTGGCACCTGCCCAGCCAGGCTGTTCATACTCACCATCAGGAAGCCCTTGCAGTCCTGGACTTGATTGTGGCTCAGGTTCAAGAAGCGAAGAGCTGACAAGAGACGCTGAGGGGGGATAGGGACAGGAAGCAGAAAATCGGACATCCCCAGGCAGCCAACTGGCCCTCCACCCTAAGGGCCCATCGCTGTGGTTCCCCAGTTTCCCCAGCCCCTCCTGAGGCTCACTCACTAGGGAGCTGTCTAAGGCAGTCAGGGCATTGTAGCTGAAGTCAGCAGACAGCAGAGCCAGCCAGGGCAGGGCAGAGCAGAGGTCACCACCGCAGGCTGACAGCAGCTCCTGCACAGACAGGCGGGTGCTGTTACCTCCACTCTCCGCCCCCCACCACGCCGAGGCCACGCTCTGTCACCTGGCCGTGCATTCACTCTATATACTGAGCTCTGTCTGGAGATGCAGACTTAAAGAAAGGCCAAGGCCCCCTTCCCAAGAAATGTGAGCAGACAGAGCAGAGGGGAGGCAGACGTGAGATGTCGAATACAACATGCTCGGTGTGACTGTAAGCTCCACGGGCACAGGGTGCTGTGGGAATACAGCAGAGAGGGTGAAGACACTGTCTAGCAGGacacaggaggcaggaggcagggcacGCTGCAGTGAAGGGGCAACATCAGAGCTTGGTCCTCCACGTCCCTCAGGACAAGGCTGCCGGGCTTGCCCCTGACCCTCCTTACCTCTAATGCCTGGAGGCTCCTGCTGCAGATCAGGGTCTCCAGTTGGGAATAGATGCCACGGAGGCCATGGAGGCAGTGGAGGGGGACACCTCGGAGCTGGAgcaagggaagggagggagggacggAGGGAGACTGAACTTCACGGAGGACAGATGTCTCATCCCCACCTCCCAATGGGGAGGAGGGGAACGATGACAAAGCTACCTACGGTTCAGGGCAGCCTTAAATGGAAGAGTGGGTGCGTGTCACTGCAGAGCAACAAGCATACTCCGGTctgccccccacaccccaccaaGAGGCCACCTCCCTGTCCCTGCCCC carries:
- the LOC122426487 gene encoding serine/threonine-protein kinase 11-interacting protein isoform X7 yields the protein MTTAPRDSLVWKLAGLLRESGDVVLSGHSTLTLLTATLQHLNHVFELHLGPWGPGQIGFVALPSHPADSPIILQLQFLFDVLQKTLSLKLVHVPGLGLSGPIKIFPFKSLRQLELRGVPLHCLHGLRGIYSQLETLICSRSLQALEELLSACGGDLCSALPWLALLSADFSYNALTALDSSLRLLSALRFLNLSHNQVQDCKGFLMDLSELCHLDISYNHLRLVPKMGPSGAALGTLILRGNELQSLHGLEQLRNLRHLDVAYNLLERHRELAPLWLLTELRKLCLEGNPLWFHPEHRVATARYLSPRARDAAAGFLLDGKALSLTDLQTSTSSGLSTTAPPPPWPVGSMIETSGGPDLSDSPSSGGVVAQPPLRKVKSRVRVRRASISEPSDTDPEPRTLDPSPAGWFVQQHRELELMSSFRERFGCDWLQYRNHLEASAPSTVSPDALSPGPVPSPPPPEESPQEVAEEVRPELEPQEEEELEEQGEEEGGEEQSEVEVELCRPMLVCPLEGPEGVRGSECFLWVTTGHLFEVELQAARTLQRLELQSLEAAEIEAETQTQSEQVPEGSDPRPQGPVLALRFSYICPDRQLRRYVVLEPDAQAAVQELLAVLTPAATSQHQLEEAGGPPGDRLQCLRCGREFKPEEPRLGLDNEEGWRPLFQKTESSAVCPYCGSDHVVLLAVSPGTPSGERRREEQSLAPSQSPSAVHDPPGHTDPSNGAGSAPSQAPASHDHHSWSLSPPPERCGLRSVDHRLRLFLDVEVFNDAQEEFQCCFKVPLALAGHPGEFLCLVVVSDQRFYVLKVTGEICGPPASWLQPALAVPLQDLRHIELGLAGQSLRLEWAAGMGACVLLPREAKRCRAFLEELTVPQRGGWEGVERLGWKSRSR